The genomic region GAGAAACGGGACCAGACCGAACCCGGAGCCGATTGCCTGCACCGGATCGCCCAAGCGGCCGTTGAGAATACCGGCAAAGCCGGCAAACAGCACGCCCAGCAGGAACGTCCCCACGAGCAGTGTCAGCGGCTCCGGCGTAGTCACGTCGGCGTAGTAGATGTAGGCCGCGAGTCCGAGCGCCGGCACGGCGGAGAGAATCGCCATCCCGGCAAACAGTGGCTGGTCGCTGAGTGCGCCGAGGCTCCCGAACGCGAGCTGCAGGAGGAGGATCAGAACGGCCGCAAGGATGACCAGATACCGCAGCATCCGTATTCCGATGTGGTAGAGCCAGTGGGCGAACCGGTCCAGTGTCGACCGGGGCTCCCAAGTCGATATCTCGTAGAGATCAGCAGACCCGTCAGCGTTTGCCTCGACCGGGTCCTGCCGTCGCTTTCCCATGTCTCACGTCTGCATCCCGTCTCACCTAACCGTTTGGTTCGGCTATACCTGAGCGAGCCCTGGGCGGCGGTATGGACGATACTGGGCACAGTCAGGGCAGCCCCGCCGAGACGGACACTTGCAGGAGACGAGAAGCTTTTCGCACGGGGCCACAAACAGGGGTGTATGACGCTACGCGCGGGTGTACTCGCGGTTCAGGGCGATGTCTCTGAACACGGGGACGCAATCGAGCGGGCAGCAGCGGCCCACGACCGGACTGCGGAGGTCGTCGAGATACGCGAGGCAGGGCTGGTCCCGGACTGCGATGTCCTGTTGCTACCAGGCGGGGAATCGACCACGATTTCGCGGCTTATCCACCGGGAAGGTATCGCAGAAGAGATCGAGTCCCACGTCGAGGCCGGCAAGCCGGTGCTGGCGACGTGTGCTGGGCTCATCGTCAGCGCGACCGACGCACAGGACGACCGCGTCGACACGCTGAACGTCATCGATGTCTCCGTCGAACGCAACGCCTTCGGCCGACAGAAGGACAGCTTCGAGGCCCCACTTGACGTGACCGGGCTCGGTGAGTCGTTCCCGGCAGTGTTCATCCGTGCACCGGTCATCGACTACGTGGGCGAGGACATTGAAGTGCTGGCGACGTGGGACGACCGCCCGGTCGCGGTCCGTGACGGGCCGGTCGTCGGCACGTCATTCCATCCCGAACTGACCGAGGACCCACGCATCCACGATCTGGCCTTTTTCGACTCCGTGGAGTCGTAGCGACGGCCTGAAGGCCCCGCTAACCGAACGGCGGCTATGAACGACGACACCGACGACGTTATCGACGAACTGTTCGCTGTCATCGAGGACCGCAAGGCGAACCTTCCCGAAGACTCCTATACGGCGTCGCTGTTCACCCACGAGAAGGGCGAAAACGCCGTGCTGGAGAAGCTCGGCGAAGAGACCACGGAACTGATTCTGGCGGCCAAAGACGACGACACCGAGGAACTGGCCCACGAGTCAGCCGACATCGTCTATCATCTGCTCGTCCTGTTGTCGATGAAGGAGATGGACGTCGACGATTTGCGGACGGAACTGGCCAAGCGACGGTAAGACCACCTCTCGTCAGGTTCAGCGTACGACAGATTGACACTAACACGGTGCATATCAGGGTGTATGGGCCATGTGGCGTCGGGTGTTACAGTCCTCTGTGTCGATGACGAACCGTCGTACGCCGACCTCATCGCGACACATCTCGAACGCAGCGACGAGGCGGTCAACGCCACCGGGGTCATGAGCGCTACAGACGGACTGTCGTATCTGGACGAGCACGACGTGGACTGCATCGTCAGCGACTACGATATGCCCGGTACCGACGGACTGGAGTTTCTAGAAACGGTCCGCGCCAGAGACCCGGACATGCCGTTTCTGCTGTTTACAAGCCAAGGGAGCGAGGCGCTCGCGAGCGAGGCAGTCTCGGCCGGTGTCACCGATTACATTCAAAAAGCGCACGGGACCCAGCAGTACGCCGTGCTCGCGAAGCGAGTCCGAAGCGCAGTTGAGCGAGTCAGAGCCAAAGCAACAGCCAACGCCGCACAGGCACGGACGAAACGGATTCTCGACGCGACGAGCGATGCGGTCCTCGTCAGCGTCGCCGACAGCGTCGTGTACGCGAACCCGGCGGCAGTTGATCTGTTCGGTGCCGCCGACAGCGACGAACTCCGCGACCGAGCGCTGACTGAACTCGTCGAGCCAACGGCGGACGGCGGAGTCGAGACCGTCGAAAGCGTCGTCGAAGACGACCAAACGGCCGGCCAGGTCAGACGGATGATACGGACGCTAGCCGGCAACAGCGTTCAGGCCAGCATCACAGCGTGTGACGTGACCTGGGACGGCAACGACGGCACAGTGTCCGTCATCAGCGACCGGAGCGATACAGACAAGCGCGAGCAGCGACTCGAAGCGCTACACGAGGCCACCCGGCAGTTGATGGCCGCCGAAGTCCACAACGAAGTCGCCGGTATCGGCGTCAACGCCGCCGCAGAGATCATTGGACTCGACGTGAACGCCGTCCACCTCGTCAATGATGACGGACAGTTAGAGCCCGTCGCTGCGACCGCATCGGCCCGGGAGTTGGTCGGTGATCTCCCGACGTTCGAGTCGGGCGACAGCATCGCCTGGCGGGTGTACGAACGTGGCGAGGCGACTGCGGTTCCCGACGTGCGGCTGGAAGCAGACGTGCAGAACCCCGAGACACCGATACGCAGTGAACTGTTTCTGCCACTGGGCGAGTACGGCATTCTAATCGCCGCATCAACCACCATCGACGCCTTCGACGAAGCAGACATCGTCGCTGGACGGGTTCTCGCGGCGAACATGGAAGCGGCCCTTGCCGCCGTCGAGCGTGATAAACAGCTCCGTGACCGTGAGCAGGAACTGTCGACGCAAAACGACCGTCTGGAACAGTTCGCGACAGTCGTCAGCCACGACCTTCGAAACCCATTGAACGTCGCTATCGGTCGGCTGGGTGCATTGAAAGAGGAATGTGACGACGACAACATCACTGCGATAGAGCAGGCACTCGAGCGGATGCAGGCGTTGATAGACGACCTGCTGTTGCTGGCCCGGACCGGCGACAGCATCACCGAGATGGAAACGATAGCACTGGGAACGGCAGTCGAGGACTGCTGGGAGGTCGTCGATACCGGCGACGCGGCGCTGGTGGTCGACACCGACCGCAAGATACAGGCAGACGCAACGCGGCTCAAGCAGTTGCTTGAAAACCTTATCCGAAACGCCATCGAGCACAGCGCCACGGACGAGCAGATGCAGTCTGGCGGTGCCAGCGACTACGACGGTCCGGGCGTGACAATAACGATGAGTGCGATTCCAGGTGGATTCACCGTCTCGGATGACGGCCCGGGCATCCCCGAAGCCGACCGGGAGACGGTGTTCGAAAGCGGCTACTCGACGACGACTGACGGGACCGGATTCGGGCTCTCAATTGTCTCACAGATCGCCGCTGCGCATGGCTGGACAGTCACCCTCACTGAAAGTGACACCGGCGGCGCATGCTTCGAGTTTACTGGTGTCGACGTGGTGTCGGAAGAATAGGGCGCTTAGCTTTCGGGGCGCTACTCGTCGACGGGCGCAAACCGGTGGCGGACGACATCGCTGTCGTCGTCCCACTCGAAGCTGCCGTGGACTTTCTTCATTCGGTTCTTGTACGCAGCGAGGTCCTCTGACCCCTCTCGCTGTGCGTCCTCGTCAGTCATGTCGCCAAGCGTCCGGTGTGTTACGTCTGTCACCTCAAACTCGGTGCCGTCGATATCGAACGTGTCGCCCTCATCAGCGTACTGGTGACCACGGTGCATCTGAGTGACCCGCCCCTCAGCGGCCATCTGCTGGACGTGGTCGTTGGGCAGAATCTCGCCGGCGTCAATCTGTGCCATACCGAAACTGTGTCCGGGACGCTCAAAAACATGACTCGCAACAGTTTGGGGCGCGATTGAACGCGCTTTTACGCTCCGGCCGTCAACGGAACCTATGAGCCATCCCTTCGAGGGTCTGCCGACGACGCCCACTGCCGAGGAGCTCGTGGACAAAGCCTTCTCGCGGGCGTCACGCGCCGGCGGGGCCAAGGACGGGAACGAAGCCCAGCAGTCGATGCTGATGACGGCGTCGAACATCGCCTCCGACAACATGGAGAACGTGGTGACCGCGTGGCCGACGATTGACGACCTCGACCCCTTCTACGTCGAACTCGCCGACGCCGTTGTCGGCGAGGCCTACCCCGCGGACGACGACCCCGGTATCGACGCGCTGAAACAGCACCTTTCGGAGATCTCGTGGGCCGCCGACAAGGTCGTCGAGATCCGCCAGGAGTACGAGAGCCGCGTCGCCCGCGGCGATATCGACACCGCCCGGAAGCTCCGCAAGCAGGCCTTCGCCCGTATCGCCGACGTCGTCGAGGAAGTCGAAGACGACCTCGCCGCCGTCTCGACCGCACACAACGCCCTCAAAGACATCCCCGACATCCGCCCGGACGAGCCAGCTATCGTCGTCGCCGGCTACCCCAACGTCGGCAAGTCGTCGTTCGTCAACCGCGTTACGCGGGCCGACAACGAGATCGCTTCGTATCCGTTTACCACGACGCAGATCCGCGTCGGTCACTTCGAGGACCAGCGCATCCGCTACCAGCTCGTCGACACACCCGGCCTGCTCGACCGGCCACCGGAGGACCGCAACGAGATCGAGTCACAGGCTGTGAGCGCGCTTGAACACCTCGCCGACGCAGTCCTTGTATTCATCGACCCGAGTGGCGAGTGTGGCTATCCGCTCGCGGACCAGCTGGAACTGCGAAACGCCATCGAAGCGCGCTTCGACGTGCCGGTGCTGACCATCGCAAACAAGAGCGACCTCTCGACGGACGTGGAGGCCGACCACTACATGAGCGTCACCGAAGACGACAACGTCGACGGCGTGTTGCAGGCCGCTATCGACGCGGTGGACTACGAACTCGAACTGCCGTTTGACGAGTAGCGAGACGCCGACCATCGGGAGGCGTCTCGAAAACGCCGAGCGGGGAGCGCAGCGACCCACGAGGGTACGGTTGCCGTCGCGAGGCTGTCGTCATCGGAAGATGACGTGTAAAAACGGCCAAGCAGAAGCCGCAGTGGTGAGTAAGAACGGCTTATTCTAGTTCGTACGTGACACTAACGGAGGCGTCGACAGTGACATCGCCGGGCTGGATGTTCGTGCGTCCGCCGGCATCACTGGCAGCCATCGCTTCCGCGTACACGACGGGGCGGCCGTGGTCGCTGGTCTGGACCGTGACAGCGTCACCGACGGATCGATCCTCCGCAGCGGCGACGACTTCGGCGTCCGTCCGAGCGTTGTCCATAGCGGTCGTCAGGGCTTCTTCACGGGCGTCCTGTCGCGTCTCCTCGCTCAGTGAGTAGCGCACGCCCTCGACACGATCCGCGCCGGCGTCGACTGCGGCATCGATGAGTGTCCCGGCAGTCGAAACGTTGCTCGTTTCGGCCTCGACGGTGTGGATCGCCACGTAGCCCACCTGTTCGCGACCCTCTCGACTCTCCTCGTACTCGGGGCGGATCTGGAACCGAGAGGAGGTCACGTCTGCGCCCTCGGCTTCCAGCGCCGACGTGATGGCGTCAGCGTCGCCGCTGAGGTTGTTGCGCGCCGCTTCGGCGGTCTCACCGCGGCCCACGGCGGCGACGGTGACAGTTGCACGGTCGGGCGCGCGTTCGACGGTCGCATCGGCGTTGACGCTCACGGTCGAATTCGTTGACGGTGCGACGGTTCCAGTATCCGCGAGTGCGAATCCAACGCCACCGGCGACGAGCAATGTCAGCACACCAGCGATTGCGAGTGGTCGTGATACCATATCATCTCCGACACACCCAGTGGTATTTATGTCGTCGAACGCTCAAAGTCGGTTTTGAGCGTCAGCCGTTCCGTTCAACAGTGACATAGTGAACTTCCGTCGCA from Haloarcula sp. H-GB4 harbors:
- a CDS encoding SIMPL domain-containing protein, which codes for MVSRPLAIAGVLTLLVAGGVGFALADTGTVAPSTNSTVSVNADATVERAPDRATVTVAAVGRGETAEAARNNLSGDADAITSALEAEGADVTSSRFQIRPEYEESREGREQVGYVAIHTVEAETSNVSTAGTLIDAAVDAGADRVEGVRYSLSEETRQDAREEALTTAMDNARTDAEVVAAAEDRSVGDAVTVQTSDHGRPVVYAEAMAASDAGGRTNIQPGDVTVDASVSVTYELE
- the pdxT gene encoding pyridoxal 5'-phosphate synthase glutaminase subunit PdxT: MTLRAGVLAVQGDVSEHGDAIERAAAAHDRTAEVVEIREAGLVPDCDVLLLPGGESTTISRLIHREGIAEEIESHVEAGKPVLATCAGLIVSATDAQDDRVDTLNVIDVSVERNAFGRQKDSFEAPLDVTGLGESFPAVFIRAPVIDYVGEDIEVLATWDDRPVAVRDGPVVGTSFHPELTEDPRIHDLAFFDSVES
- a CDS encoding ASCH domain-containing protein, whose amino-acid sequence is MAQIDAGEILPNDHVQQMAAEGRVTQMHRGHQYADEGDTFDIDGTEFEVTDVTHRTLGDMTDEDAQREGSEDLAAYKNRMKKVHGSFEWDDDSDVVRHRFAPVDE
- a CDS encoding response regulator — its product is MGHVASGVTVLCVDDEPSYADLIATHLERSDEAVNATGVMSATDGLSYLDEHDVDCIVSDYDMPGTDGLEFLETVRARDPDMPFLLFTSQGSEALASEAVSAGVTDYIQKAHGTQQYAVLAKRVRSAVERVRAKATANAAQARTKRILDATSDAVLVSVADSVVYANPAAVDLFGAADSDELRDRALTELVEPTADGGVETVESVVEDDQTAGQVRRMIRTLAGNSVQASITACDVTWDGNDGTVSVISDRSDTDKREQRLEALHEATRQLMAAEVHNEVAGIGVNAAAEIIGLDVNAVHLVNDDGQLEPVAATASARELVGDLPTFESGDSIAWRVYERGEATAVPDVRLEADVQNPETPIRSELFLPLGEYGILIAASTTIDAFDEADIVAGRVLAANMEAALAAVERDKQLRDREQELSTQNDRLEQFATVVSHDLRNPLNVAIGRLGALKEECDDDNITAIEQALERMQALIDDLLLLARTGDSITEMETIALGTAVEDCWEVVDTGDAALVVDTDRKIQADATRLKQLLENLIRNAIEHSATDEQMQSGGASDYDGPGVTITMSAIPGGFTVSDDGPGIPEADRETVFESGYSTTTDGTGFGLSIVSQIAAAHGWTVTLTESDTGGACFEFTGVDVVSEE
- the hisE gene encoding phosphoribosyl-ATP diphosphatase, which translates into the protein MNDDTDDVIDELFAVIEDRKANLPEDSYTASLFTHEKGENAVLEKLGEETTELILAAKDDDTEELAHESADIVYHLLVLLSMKEMDVDDLRTELAKRR
- a CDS encoding GTPase; this encodes MSHPFEGLPTTPTAEELVDKAFSRASRAGGAKDGNEAQQSMLMTASNIASDNMENVVTAWPTIDDLDPFYVELADAVVGEAYPADDDPGIDALKQHLSEISWAADKVVEIRQEYESRVARGDIDTARKLRKQAFARIADVVEEVEDDLAAVSTAHNALKDIPDIRPDEPAIVVAGYPNVGKSSFVNRVTRADNEIASYPFTTTQIRVGHFEDQRIRYQLVDTPGLLDRPPEDRNEIESQAVSALEHLADAVLVFIDPSGECGYPLADQLELRNAIEARFDVPVLTIANKSDLSTDVEADHYMSVTEDDNVDGVLQAAIDAVDYELELPFDE